A window of the Gorilla gorilla gorilla isolate KB3781 chromosome 8, NHGRI_mGorGor1-v2.1_pri, whole genome shotgun sequence genome harbors these coding sequences:
- the LOC101144016 gene encoding LOW QUALITY PROTEIN: E3 ubiquitin-protein ligase ZNRF2 (The sequence of the model RefSeq protein was modified relative to this genomic sequence to represent the inferred CDS: inserted 1 base in 1 codon; substituted 1 base at 1 genomic stop codon), which produces MGTKQRSRTRTYWGSDLPSSSNGGANGTAGGGGGARTTAGRFPAQVPSGHQPSASGGAAAKALAAPRSRSRGGAVGSVALGARAAQSSFSMPNSSSGPXGLQDSVHSSPEEGGXGRSRPVGGSPARQYLVISTLPAHLLPPMFGGAEKHVCSSRAS; this is translated from the exons ATGGGCACCAAGCAGAGGAGCCGCACGCGCACGTACTGGGGCTCGGATCTACCTTCCAGTAGCAACGGAGGAGCCAATGGGACcgcgggcggcggcgggggcgctCGGACCACCGCGGGGCGGTTCCCGGCTCAGGTGCCCAGTGGGCACCAGCCCAGCGCCTCGGGCGGCGCTGCTGCGAAGGCCCTGGCAGCCCCGCGCAGCCGCTCCCGCGGCGGGGCCGTGGGGAGCGTGGCGTTGGGGGCCCGCGCAGCGCAGTCCTCCTTCAGCATGCCGAACAGTAGCAGCGGCCCATAGGGCTTACAGGACTCGGTGCACAGCAGCCCTGAGGAAGGTG GCGGCCGGTCCAGGCCGGTGGGCGGGAGCCCCGCCAGGCAATACCTGGTGATCAGCACCTTACCAGCTCACCTCTTGCCGCCCATGTTTGGAGGTGCTGAGAAACATGTCTGTTCTTCAAGAGCCAGCTAA